The genomic window ATCAACTTTTGGTCCTAGAACCTAATCCTGATCGTAGGCCAACTAGACAAGATGACACTGAAATGGATGTTGATGAGGAGGATGTCCATTCAAAAGTATCAACTCCAAAAGAACAGAGAGCTATTACAAGAAGGCTACGAGGCAAAGAGAGTATATTTAAGAAACCCCAAAACCCCGTGTCCAAAAATTACATGAAGAAAATTCCCGACTTTAAGAAAAACCCCCATAAATGGACAAGATATTCTTTGGAAGATGTAAATGATGAAGACATGTCGGATAGAAGTAACACAAAAACAGCTCTATCATTTTTAGAAGAGCTAAAGGAGAGAAAAATCTCAGAGGTACCTTCAGATGATTCAGAAAAAGATCAGCCCCaaaaaatcgttttcaaaaagcAAAGACGACATGAATCCAATCCTTCAGAGACCAAAGAGGATCCAGACAGTTTGAAAGCCACCTTTAGAAGTTCAAAAGTTGTTATGCCTGAGTATGTAGTGGGACAAAAGcttaaaaagaacaaaaagaagaaacAGGTAGAAAAGGGAAGGGAGTTAAAGCTAGATCATCTTCTTGAGGATGAATAGTTCATAGTTACAGAAGAAAAATATTACTAAGGAAATAAGTTTGTATAATTTAAATCTTAAGACTCAAATGGCACTGTCATATAAAGTAAATGATTGTGATGCCTCTCGTTATAATTTTGTAcataatgttaatttttaataatagtaataataagcCTGTATCATTTAGTTGTTTAATGTTTCCCTTTTTTGATAATTTCAGGATGTAGTTTTATAGCTGGTGTGAACAAAAATACCTCCATTTCATACATTTTAGAAAGATTCTGTTAATCCGAAAGGCTAACTGACACTATCTTCTTAAACTATTTGGACCTAATAATAAGAGCCTGTTTACATGACAGGTGCTTAACGGGTGTTTTGATAACACGTGCTTACAACTACATGCATTTTACTTGAGACAGTTGACATTCTAAAGCGTCTTTTAAGTCATTAGAAAGCATCTTGGCATGTGAATGGTCTCAAATAAAATGTATGTGTAGTTGTAATCCTGCGTTAGCGCCTGTCATGGTAATGGGCTCTAATAGTAAAACTAGTGCATAAAGAACACTACATACATCTAGTTATTCAAAGACAAGATGTTCATGGATGAAATATCAAATGATAAAAGATTTGGCACATTTTCTTGCTATATAATTATTGTAATGATAATTTGAACAGAATAcattaacccggcatccgacaggtgaaattttttgccactaacagacagtagtgatgttgattatagttattttcgagtattcgttacaaatcgttacttttgtataaagtaatcatttacagtattcgttactttgattactatgattacttttgttacttttgtatttgagtaccggtaatcatatcgagaatcgtatttctcagtaggtaggtctgTATAGATATTCAGATATAACAACGACTAGATATTcagatataacaacgaccttcaccgatctgtttaagggataaaaatgatttgattactatgattactttggTTACTtatgtatttgagtaccggtaatcatatcgagaatcgtatttctcagtcctcaccctcacacccttaaaacgcttcataccgataacgatattcgataacactcgtaaaataccggtcccgtccgttactcactctgatacgattggtacgaagtaatcaaagtagatacaatagtcgttactcgctctgatacgattagtacgaagtaacgaagtaatcagagtaatcaaagtaacgatttgcttctctgtatagtaatcgttactttcggtattcgtaagtaacgagtactttgtaacgaatacatactttttcaacatctctaacagacaggtgggatgtgacaaacTCCAGCAACCGAAATAGTTAAAGAAACTCAAAAAATATATCTACGTTTAGTTTTCTGTGATATCTGGAAGGTCAACATCTTGAAGCTGGTCAGGATAGTCACTATTTACCTATCAGGATAGTCACTATTTACCTATCAGGATTTTGTCTATTTCTTCACTTATTTCCGAATCACTCTTGTCAATACATTCATTACTGTCTCCTTCATCACATAAGGCGTGAAGGCATGCTTGGTCTCGTTCGTCATTTATTTTATCTTAGACTAATAAAAAAGTAAGTTAAAATCTGTAATAAGTATTATTCACTTACCTATACTTACTTATTTATAggagtaaaacaaaataaaaacaattctGCAGAAAGTACAAAATCCACTTGTGGGGTGTGACCACTTTCAATCCAAATATACTtgtagcccgatcagggaacacaaaactttacgaaaacctccaaaaaataaaggaaggatgaaaatttggaaataggtagttgaaattgtctattattatataagaaaaagtttacaattctacatcccctccattttacgaaaattgggaaatacggggtgaaaaatattttctcaaaatatacgttcaaaataggcccggaattggataaaatgactaattctaagcaacttttgttctatagagttttttcactaagtcaatacttttcgagttatttgcgagtgaatatgttcatttttaacaaaaaaaaaacatgtttatggacggtttttcgcagataactcaaaaagtaagtactctagcgaaaaaatattcttagtaaaaatatagcttataaaaaattgaaaaaaatggcgtatgcgtgaggtctgcagacccagtacccagtataagcagagttgtagctaatgaaaagtaggttcttcttcgtgaaattccaaatcgaatatttcaaagtgaaataatCACAGAGCtctttttggggaaaattcattacaacttttttaaagtgtttaaaaaaggtttatttttgttttttaaaaaaatttccaacattaaaaataagtaagttaggctcaaaatattgttggtcccttttattttttggtacaaaaatcgcgaaaatcaccccctaattagctacccaaataaaattaatcataaccgcttcacaagttactttacttatgtattgtttatattatctataagtttcattggttcaaagtgctcagttttgaaaaaaatgggtttaaagtacaacattttttttaatttaaaaaaaaatggaattgttcatggaattaacttaaaaattattagtaataccaaaaatcttaagagtaataaaatgtacgttttgcttttctgaatatttttccttttttgttttcttgtaaTACTAAAATTtattatgctatggctgttcaaaatttgcctaaactcctgattagttactcgttcaagccattttaactacatctttttcaaaaataagcactttgaaccaatgaaacttacagatcatataaataatacataagcaaagtaacttgtgaagtggtaatgataaaatttatttgtgatgctaattagggggtgattttcgcgatttttttgccaaaaaataaaagggaccaacaatatttgagcataactcacttacttttaatgttataagtttaaaaaaaaataatcctttatttaaacactttaaaaaagttaaaatgaatttccCCGAAAAGCCCTTTTAAccctttttgggttatttcacattgaaatattcgatttggaattttatgaagaagaacctacttttcattagctacaactctgcttctactgggtatacagacctcaagtatacaccatttttttctcagttttttataagctatatttttgctaatatttttttcgctgaaatacttactttttgagttctCGTCGAAAaatcgtccaaaaacatgtttttttctattaaaaataaacatattcacttgcaaataactcaaaaagtattgactctatagaaaaaactctatagaacaaaagttgcttagaattagtaattttatccaattccggacttattttgaatgtatatttttcaccttcgagaggggggtattcccctctatttttgaaaaattgaggggatgtagaattgtaaactttttcttatataataatagacaatttcaactacctattcccaaattttcatcctacctttattttttttggggtcagattgttctttgatcgggctattgcTGAaactaaagacgactaaaaactATTATGTCATCGCATAGATGAACATAGAATAGAAAGCTATCTTACTGCTGTGGCCACTACATGCATTTCTTTATGTTGTAGGCGCTTCAGTATTGTTGGGATGTACTACACCCCACCTGTCGGATGTCGGGTTAATTAAAAAAAGTAACTTAGATGATGTGAAGTTGTCACGAATGGGAATATGAGTAAATCTAAGGCCGTATCATTTCTAGTCAAAAGTGGCAACTATATCTCTCATCTAtgttcatttatttatttaacaatgTAACTTTACTAGGTAATCGTTGTTTGCTATGATTGTTGGATGAGCCCTAATTTCTGATGAGATAGCGGTTTATGATGGGATTGAGCCTTGCCAGTAGACCAGATCCTTAGACAGACATGGGTATTATAATCtatgtatacagtgtgtcaattttaaaacttacaatggctatatctcacgaacaaaagctgatatcgaaaaatgcttgaaaccgtttctaggatagtaagggggaactaaaatgacatgaaagag from Diabrotica virgifera virgifera chromosome 5, PGI_DIABVI_V3a includes these protein-coding regions:
- the LOC114329752 gene encoding protein TSSC4; the protein is MSENKQFTLKSANADFALRQKNVFDQLLVLEPNPDRRPTRQDDTEMDVDEEDVHSKVSTPKEQRAITRRLRGKESIFKKPQNPVSKNYMKKIPDFKKNPHKWTRYSLEDVNDEDMSDRSNTKTALSFLEELKERKISEVPSDDSEKDQPQKIVFKKQRRHESNPSETKEDPDSLKATFRSSKVVMPEYVVGQKLKKNKKKKQVEKGRELKLDHLLEDE